ATATGTTAAGGCCGTACATCGTCAGAGCCTGCTCCAAAAATACGGCTTCGTTTTTTAAAAAATAGAATTTAACACCCGAAACCTTTGTGCCGGCTTCAAAGTCGATTAGATCCAAATCTTGACCCAACTGAACATGATCCTTGGGTTCAAAGTCAAACTTAGGCACGGTTCCAGAGCGCTTAACTTCCAAATTGTCCGAATCTTCTTTGCCGATAGGGGCTTCGGGATGGGCCATATTCGGAATTTTGCTTACGGCCTCATGCAGGGCTTTTTCGGCTTCAGCCAGTTCGGCTTCTACTTGGGCGATTTTTTCTTTTATAGCCTTTCCTTGATCGACTAATTTTTGTCTTTCTTCGGGACTTAATTTTTGCTTCATTGACTGGGAATTATCGTTTCGATCTTTTTGCAGGTTCTGCAAAGAAGTAACAAGGGCTGTACGCTTATCATATAGTTCTACGGCCTTATCGGCATCTGCATTCATATGCCGATTTTTTATATTTTGTTTTACGGCTTCAACATTTTCTTTAATAAATTTATAGTCTAACATAGCAAAATTGTACTTTTTATTTTAAATTCTGTCAAGGACTAAAATTTAACGATACATTTAACGGACAGCTTGACAATTTTTGAGAATTATCGGATACTCGAATACAATATAAGTATTTATAATACAATTTTACTCATTTGGAGGAATTTTATGAACAGAAAGCTACTTTTTGTTTGTCTTGTTTTTGCGTTGGTTTTTACAGGTATGCTGACAGCAAAATCGACCGGTATAAATTTGGAAGTCGGAGGGGCTTATAACAACCACCAGCTGCACACTATTGGAAAAGATTATGATGACGACTATTTTAAATACCATAACATAAGCTCACAAAATTTAGGAGGCTTCAATATAGGTATATCCTACCCGCTTCCCAAAAACTGGGCTGTCTTTGCAAACACGACCTTTACCTTTAACAATACATTTGTAAACGATACAATGCTCGGGGTAGGCTATATATTTAAACCCGGAAAAGGTTTTGAGCTTTTATTAGGCGGAGCTTTTGCATTCGGCGGTTTCGCTTTTAACAAAACCAAAAGTAAACCTAAAGTAACATATAGTTACTTTAATATAGGCGGAGGAATAAATTTTACAGCTTCTTTTATGTTCACAGGAAAATTCGGAATGTATGCAGGAGCCTCGGCAATATATTATAAACCGGTAGCAGGAAATATATCAACAAAAATCGGTAACTCCACCAGTTCAGCAGGTATCAAATCCAGCTCACTACCGGATATGGCAAAATCGATAAATATAAAACTTGGATTAAAAATCAAATTATAAAAACCTTTGCCCCAAGGTCTTGACATTCATTCCTGTTTTGCGTATTATGTTCACTCGCATCGGGATGTAGCCTAGGGGCTAAGGCGTCTGGTTTGGGACCAGAAGATCGGGGGTTCAAATCCCTCCATCCCGATCCTTAAAACCTTGGGATCGTAGCTCATCAGGATAGAGCAACTGCCTTCTAAGCAGTAGGTAGGGGGTTCGAGTCCCTCCGGTCCCGCTAAAAGCCGATTAAGTAGTCTTGTACATTAACAAGATAACTTAATCGGCTTTTTTATAATACGAGCCTCTAAAAACATCAGTTTTTAGAGGGTTTCCTTAATCTTACTTGCGATGTTTTTCATAAGTCATTGAATATATAAAGACTTATGAAAAACTCGTCGGGTATCTATAAAAATCCAACAAGGTTTTTATAGATACCCTAATATTTAATTCCCAGTTTTTTCATCTTGCTTTGAAGGGTTCCCGGTTTTAGGTTTAAAAGAGCAGCCGCTCCGTCTTTGCCGTAAATTTTTCCGTTTGAGGCTGAAAGAGCTTTTTGAATAATCTCGGTTTGAGCTTCATCAAAAGGTTTAATATCTTCAGGCAAAATCTTATCTTTTTCGGCCTCCTTATTTACGGCAGGCTTTAGGGGCTTTTTTTTCGCAGCGTTTGAAATGTAGAATTCTCTTGTTCCCGGCACCAAGTGTTCGGCAGGGATTTCTCCGCCCTGCGAAAGAATTGCAGCCCGCTCTACAACGTTTTTAAGCTCGCGGACATTTCCATGCCAAGGCATAGATATAAGTTTTTCGATTGCAGCCATAGAAAGGCTTGTGTTTTCAAAACCCTTCCTTTTGCGTATATCCGAAATAAAATGCTCGGCTAAAAGAGCCGTATCGTCATCGCGTTCTCTCAAGGGCGGGAGCCTTAGCGGGAAAACATCCAGCCTGTAAAGCAGGTCTTCACGGAAGCGCCCCATCGAAACAGCCTCGGCCAAATCGACATTGGTTGCAGCTATTATTCTCACATCCACAGAAACGGGTTTTTCCCCGCCGACTCGCTCGAATTTTCCGTCTTGAAGAACACGCAAAAGTTTTGGCTGTAAATCAAAGGGCAAGTCCCCCACCTCGTCCAAAAAGAGGGTGCCGCCGTCGGCAAGTTCAAACCGCCCCTTCCGCAAGGCCGCAGCCCCCGAAAAGGCACCTTTCTCATGCCCGAAAATTTCACTTTCAGCAAGGCTCTGCACAAGGGCAGAACAGTTTACGGGCACAAAGGGTTTTTCGGCCCTGTTGGAAAGTCTGTGAATGGTGCGGGCTGCCTGTTCTTTTCCCGTTCCCGTTTCTCCCGAAATTAAAACCGGCACATCAGAGGCCGCAACAAGCTTTATCGAATCTAAAACCGTAGTCCAAGCCCGGGAAGAACCGACCATATCCTTAAAAACATTTGTCGAAGCGGTGAGCAAAACATTTCTTTCGAGAAGGAGGCTTTCGGTTCTTTGAATAAGGGATTGGGATGCATCCGTTTGGACCATAGCAATCGAAATAAGTTTTGAAATTGTAGATATAAAACGGACGATTTCAGGCGTAAAGCGGGAACACATACTGTGATCCAAGGTCATCATTCCGATAGCCTTATCCCCTATGTAAAGGGGGGCAACCAAACAAGAATGATTGTCGGGCAGCTTCATTATTTCGTCATAGGTATCGACATGGGGAATGTTTTCATCAAACAAAAAAGCCTTTCTTTCATCTAAAATTCGGGCGATATCTTTGCGCATATTTAAGTTAATTGTAAAATCGTCCAGTAATTTTGAAGAAAGCGGGCCTATGGCCTTTCTTACCTTTAAAACATTTTTATCCTCAAAGCCCATCACAACGGCAAGCTCATAATCGACCAGTTCTCTTAAAGCCTCAAGAATAAGCTCCAATGCCTGCTCGGCAGAGATGGGATTGGTTTTATTTAAAACGGATATAGCCTTGTTCATACCCTGCGATTATACCCGCATTATAAATCTTTGTCAAAAGGAGTTAGGGGGAATATTTTGATTTCAAGCAGGTTTCTTAATTCTGTTATACCACACTTACTGCAATTTTGTAAGGGCAGTTTTTTTATTTAACCGCAGCGAGCGCAAAGCGTTGAGCTCACGCTCAACTTCGCAAATGAATTTTTTTTCTAATTTACTATTTTTTTCAAATAATTCCTACAAATATAATGGGGAGGGAAAATATGAAAAAATTAGGAGAAAATAAATGGTAAAAAGATTTGAAGATTTAACATTTACAAAACTCCCGAAGTAGGAACCACC
The DNA window shown above is from Treponema denticola and carries:
- a CDS encoding sigma-54-dependent Fis family transcriptional regulator; this translates as MNKAISVLNKTNPISAEQALELILEALRELVDYELAVVMGFEDKNVLKVRKAIGPLSSKLLDDFTINLNMRKDIARILDERKAFLFDENIPHVDTYDEIMKLPDNHSCLVAPLYIGDKAIGMMTLDHSMCSRFTPEIVRFISTISKLISIAMVQTDASQSLIQRTESLLLERNVLLTASTNVFKDMVGSSRAWTTVLDSIKLVAASDVPVLISGETGTGKEQAARTIHRLSNRAEKPFVPVNCSALVQSLAESEIFGHEKGAFSGAAALRKGRFELADGGTLFLDEVGDLPFDLQPKLLRVLQDGKFERVGGEKPVSVDVRIIAATNVDLAEAVSMGRFREDLLYRLDVFPLRLPPLRERDDDTALLAEHFISDIRKRKGFENTSLSMAAIEKLISMPWHGNVRELKNVVERAAILSQGGEIPAEHLVPGTREFYISNAAKKKPLKPAVNKEAEKDKILPEDIKPFDEAQTEIIQKALSASNGKIYGKDGAAALLNLKPGTLQSKMKKLGIKY